From Qipengyuania sp. HL-TH1:
AGGAGGCGTCGACCGCTGTCGTGAGCGCCGTCCTGATCGTCTCCGTCGCCATCGCTCCAGATCTCGGCTCTCAGTTTTGAGTCCGCCGCGCGCATCGCGCAATTCCCTTGCCGCTCGATCGCCCATGATTTAGGCTCAGGACGCCTTCCGTAGAGCTCGAGGCGCTACCATCGGAACAAGGAGAGAAAAGATGCACAAGGCACTGTTCGTAGGCATTGAAGCCGGGCCGACCCACCAGGAAGATGCCGCTGAATTCCTCCGGGGTGCGCTGGAGCCGGTCGAGCATGAGCAGGACACGCGGCACTGGTACGCGCTGCGCTTTGGCCCCGCCGACTTCGCCATCTTCGATACCTTCCCCGGCAATGCCGGCCGGCTGAAGCATCTGTTCGGCACGGTCGGCCGGGCGCTGGTGGTGAAGACCTTCACCATCCTCAACGGATTGCCGGAGATCGAGCCGGCCGACATCCTCGCCCTCAAGGTGCCGGCGGCGGACGCCCTGCCGCGCTTGGCCCTGCATGTTCCGCTTGAAGCACGGGATG
This genomic window contains:
- a CDS encoding antibiotic biosynthesis monooxygenase — encoded protein: MHKALFVGIEAGPTHQEDAAEFLRGALEPVEHEQDTRHWYALRFGPADFAIFDTFPGNAGRLKHLFGTVGRALVVKTFTILNGLPEIEPADILALKVPAADALPRLALHVPLEARDGAEEEVARFLQGAQSAVEREPGTLSWYALRLGKTRFAIVDTFADEAGREAHLSGEVGTALSGSSASLFAEPPQIHRAQILAFKIASAGDE